From the Lolium rigidum isolate FL_2022 chromosome 2, APGP_CSIRO_Lrig_0.1, whole genome shotgun sequence genome, one window contains:
- the LOC124689324 gene encoding DNA-directed RNA polymerase III subunit 1-like, protein MTATARWQVEEQKLRCTKEPYVDDAGARRIKSIRFSTLSGNEVRSSAEAQVWNNRAYDVTRKPVPGGLLDTRMGAANKFGECTTCYGSYAECPGHFGYIKLALPVFNVGFFNNIVNMLKCICKRCSRVLLADKERLGFLKRMRNPRAEDLHKSTIAREVRDKCRPCRCPYCGFMNGVAKKGPKGGGLTIVHDCSKTLDPSAEELRSALSHKKEKLSFPMVHLLDPQTVLSLFKRITDEDCELLNLGDRPEKLIITEIAVPPVTIRPSVFKSDRMSNEDSITIILKGIVNLNSGIKQTLQTGEPLTKCFNLWQQLQLKVVEYINSEAPALDKNRDLQNRGLIQRLKGKAGRFRGNLSGKRTEYTGRTVISPDPNLRITEVAIPILMARVLTYPERVSCHNIEKLRQCVRNGPSKYPGANFIIQPDGSKMDLKYGDRRISARDLKDGCKVERHLEDGDIVLFNRQPSLHRMSIMSHRARIMPWRTLRFNESVCNPYNADFDGDEMNLHVPQTEEARTEAFMLMGVQNNLCTPKNGEILVASTQDFLTSSFLVTRKDTFYDRSYFSLLCSYLGDSMENIDLPTPALIKPIELWTGKQLFSVLVRPNACTKVFLNLTVEEKIYMKRRERDKKTITVLEETMCPNDGFVYFRNSELLCGQVGKKTLGNGSNEGMFSVLIRDYNSHAAASCMNRLAKFSARFIGNHGFSIGVDDVQPGESLNQKKKITIDEGYEECHKLIALYSKGDLVPQPGCNRAQTLEAQISRVLNKLRETAGDDCMSTLHWRNSPLIMSQCGSKGSPINISQMVVCVGQQSVGGRRAPDGFIDRTLPHFPINSKTPAAKGFVANSFYSGLTATEFFFHTMGGREGLVDTAVKTAETGYMSRRLTKGLEDLSVCYDKTVRNASGGIVQFIYGDDGMDPVKMEGKGGRPLNLDQLLMKVMATCPQRGHDTLSPEVILQMLNDKLAEEDTASGGCSDSFKEMLAKFLEGRIKMVRSTRRALQLDENRVGRRNSSIEEGIAADISGISAKQLQVFLDTCLSRYHSKTIEAGASIGVIGAQSIGEPGTQMTLKTFHFAGVASMNVTLGVPRIREIINAVKKISTPIITTELLSERDESFAVKVKCYIEKVVLGEVAAAIKIVLKSSQPCLVVKLDMQRIEAQGYMGISSDSVQLSILNHPKAKLKSEHVRVIDEAKLRIYPTGTDKSKLQFELHNLKSMLPKVIVKGIPTVERAVVNPVLRRDGTLERYNLLVEGTNLLKVLGTPGVNAERTKSNHIMEVHKTLGIEAARRSIIDEIQYTFESNNMMIDRRHMMLLADLMTYKGMVLGITRDGIAKMNSSVLMMASFEKTAEHLFNGSCAGREDEIKGVSECIIMGIPMKLGTGILGVRQKNPDLPEFKYQPDPILL, encoded by the exons ATGACGGCGACGGCGCGGTGGCAGGTGGAGGAGCAGAAGCTGCGGTGCACCAAGGAGCCGTACGTCGACGACGCCGGCGCCCGCAGGAT AAAGAGCATCCGGTTCAGCACCTTGTCCGGCAACGAGGTCCGCAGCTCCGCGGAGGCGCAGGTCTGGAACAACAGGGCCTACGACGTCACCAGGAAGCCCGTCCCCGGCGGCCTGCTCGACACGCGCATG GGAGCCGCAAACAAGTTCGGGGAGTGCACTACCTGCTACGGCTCCTATGCCGAGTGCCCGGGCCATTTCGGCTACATCAAGCTCGCGCTCCCGGTCTTCAACGTCGGCTTcttcaacaacattgtgaacatgCTCAAATGCATCTGCAAG CGCTGCAGCAGGGTCCTTCTCGCGGATAAAGAACGCCTAGGGTTTCTGAAGAGGATGAGGAATCCTAGAGCAGAGGACCTGCACAAAAGCACTATCGCCAGGGAAGTGAGGGACAAATGCAGGCCGTGCCGTTGCCCCTATTGTGGATTCATGAATG GTGTAGCAAAGAAGGGGCCCAAGGGAGGAGGCTTGACAATTGTTCATGACTGCAGCAAAACGTTGGATCCAAGTGCAGAAGAACTCCGGTCTGCGTTATCACACAAGAAAGAAAAACTATCCTTTCCTATGGTTCACCTGTTAGACCCTCAGACAGTTCTCTCTCTTTTCAAAAGAATCACTGACGAG GACTGTGAATTGCTAAACCTTGGTGATAGGCCTGAGAAACTTATCATTACAGAGATCGCAGTGCCACCTGTGACTATCCGTCCTTCTGTTTTTAAATCTGATAGAATGAG CAATGAAGATAGTATTACGATCATATTGAAGGGTATTGTTAATTTAAATTCCGGCATTAAACAGACCCTTCAAACGGGCGAACCACTCACCAAGTGCTTT AATTTGTGGCAACAGCTTCAACTTAAAGTTGTTGAATATATCAATAGTGAAGCCCCTGCTTTAGACAAAAATCGTGATTTACAAAATCGTGGCCTTATCCAAAGACTCAAAGGGAAGGCAGGTCGATTTCGTGGGAACTTGTCTGGGAAACGTACCGAGTACACTGGAAGGACTGTCATATCTCCTGACCCAAACTTGAGAATAACAGAG GTCGCCATTCCTATCTTGATGGCTCGAGTCTTGACTTATCCCGAGAGAGTTTCATGTCATAACATAGAGAAGCTGCGTCAATGTGTACGAAATGGGCCATCTAAATATCCTGGGGCAAATTTTATAATACAACCTGATGGATCAAAGAT GGACTTAAAGTATGGTGATAGAAGGATCAGTGCTCGGGATTTGAAGGATGGCTGTAAAGTCGAAAGACATTTAGAAGATGGAGATATTGTCCTTTTCAACAGACAACCAAGCTTGCATAGAATGTCAATTATGTCACACAGG GCAAGGATAATGCCCTGGAGAACATTAAGATTCAATGAGTCTGTATGCAACCCTTACAATGCTGATTTTGATGGAGATGAGATGAATTTGCATGTCCCACAGACAGAGGAAGCTCGTACTGAAGCATTTATGCTTATGGGG GTTCAGAATAATTTATGTACCCCTAAGAACGGGGAAATACTGGTTGCTTCCACGCAAGACTTTTTAACCTCTTCTTTTCTAGTCACAAGGAAAGATACCTTCTATGACAGGTCTTACTTTAGTCTCTTGTGTTCATATCTTGGTGATTCAATGGAAAATATTGATCTCCCAACGCCAGCCTTAATTAAG CCCATTGAGCTTTGGACTGGTAAACAATTATTCAGTGTGTTAGTGCGTCCTAACGCATGTACAAAGGTGTTTTTGAATCTTACTGTTGAAGAGAAAATTTACATGAAGCGTAGAGAACGTGATAAAAAGACGATTACAGTTTTGGAAGAGACAATGTGTCCAAATGATGGTTTTGTCTACTTCCGAAACAGTGAACTCTTATGTGGGCAAGTTGGGAAGAAAACTTTAG GTAATGGGAGTAACGAGGGCATGTTCTCTGTTCTCATAAGAGATTATAATTCTCACGCTGCAGCAAGCTGTATGAATCGTTTGGCAAAGTTTAG TGCAAGATTTATAGGGAATCATGGTTTCTCAATTGGTGTGGACGATGTCCAGCCAGGAGAAAGTCTAaaccagaaaaagaaaataacaatAGATGAAGGGTATGAAGAATGCCATAAGCTTATTGCCCTATATTCCAAAGGTGACCTCGTACCGCAACCTGGTTGCAACAGAGCTCAAACACTGGAGGCTCAGATATCTCGGGTTCTAAATAAATTAAGAGAAACAGCTGGAGAT GATTGTATGAGTACGCTTCATTGGAGAAACAGCCCATTGATTATGTCTCAGTGTGGATCTAAAGGTTCTCCAATCAATATCAGTCAGATGGTTGTCTGTGTTGGCCAACAATCAGTTGGAGGACGGCGTGCCCCGGATGGTTTTATAGACCGAACACTTCCCCACTTTCCTATTAATTCAAAGACCCCTGCA GCGAAAGGTTTTGTTGCTAATTCATTCTATTCCGGTTTGACTGCTACCGAGTTTTTCTTCCATACAATGGGTGGACGAGAAGGTCTTGTTGACACAGCG GTCAAAACAGCAGAAACTGGATATATGTCCCGTAGATTAACTAAGGGTCTGGAAGATCTCTCAGTTTGCTATGATAAGACAGTTCGTAATGCTAGTGGTGGTATAGTTCAGTTTATCTATGGAGATGATGGCATGGATCCTGTAAAGATGGAAGGCAAAGGTGGCCGTCCGTTAAATTTGGATCAATTGCTTATGAAAGTCATG GCCACATGCCCCCAAAGGGGACATGACACGTTATCTCCAGAGGTAATCTTGCAAATGCTAAATGATAAGCTCGCTGAAGAAGACACCGCATCTGGTGGCTGTAGCGATAGTTTCAAGGAAATGTTAGCAAAATTTCTTGAGGGTCGTATCAAAATGGTTAGAAGCACAAGGAGAGCACTTCAACTAGATGAAAATCGTGTGGGAAGGAGGAACTCCAGCATTGAAGAAGGCATTGCTGCTGATATTTCTGGCATATCTGCGAAACAACTGCAG GTATTTTTGGATACTTGTTTATCTCGTTACCACTCAAAAACAATCGAAGCAGGAGCATCAATTGGGGTGATTGGGGCACAGAGTATTGGAGAGCCGGGGACTCAAATGACATTGAAAACCTTCCATTTTGCAGGAGTAGCTAGCATGA ATGTCACTCTTGGAGTTCCCCGCATCAGGGAAATCATCAATGCTGTTAAAAAGATAAGCACACCAATTATCACTACAGAACTTTTGTCTGAGCGAGATGAGTCATTTGCAGTGAAGGTGAAATGTTATATTGAGAAAGTAGTGCTGGGCGAG GTAGCAGCAGCCATAAAGATTGTCTTGAAATCAAGCCAGCCATGTTTGGTTGTTAAACTCGATATGCAGCGCATAGAAGCTCAGGGGTACATGGGAATCTCTTCTGATTCTGTGCAACTGTCAATATTAAATCATCCAAAAGCAAAGTTAAAATCTGAG CATGTTCGTGTCATCGATGAAGCCAAGTTGAGAATATATCCAACTGGAACAGATAAGTCCAAACTTCAGTTTGAGCTGCACAATCTCAAATCGATGCTTCCAAAAGTGATTGTGAAG GGGATTCCAACTGTTGAAAGAGCTGTCGTGAACCCTGTTCTGCGACGTGATGGGACTTTAGAGAGATACAACTTGTTGGTTGAAGG AACAAACCTGTTAAAAGTCTTGGGCACGCCAGGAGTTAATGCTGAGAGAACAAAAAGCAATCACATCATGGAAGTTCACAAAACGCTTGGGATTGAAGCCGCAAGGAGGTCGATCATCGACGAGATTCAGTACACATTTGAAAGTAATAACATGATGATTGATCGGAGACATATGATGCTTCTGGCGGATCTGATGACATACAAG GGCATGGTTCTGGGCATAACGAGAGACGGCATTGCAAAGATGAATAGCAGCGTGCTGATGATGGCATCGTTTGAGAAGACCGCGGAACACCTGTTCAACGGCTCGTGCGCCGGTCGCGAGGACGAGATCAAGGGTGTCAGCGAGTGCATCATCATGGGCATACCCATGAAGCTGGGCACCGGTATCCTTGGAGTCAGGCAAAA GAACCCGGATTTGCCTGAATTCAAGTACCAGCCTGATCCGATTCTGCTATGA
- the LOC124689325 gene encoding cyclin-dependent kinase A-2-like, producing the protein MDQYEKVEKIGEGTYGVVYKAKDRYTNETIALKKIRLEQEDEGVPSTAIREISLLKEMQHRNIVRLQDVVHNEKCIYLVFEYLDLDLKKHMDSSADFKNHHIVKSFLYQILRGIAYCHSHRVLHRDLKPQNLLIDRRTNSLKLADFGLARAFGIPVRTFTHEVVTLWYRAPEILLGARQYSTPVDVWSVGCIFAEMVNQKPLFPGDSEIDELFKIFRIMGTPNEETWPGVASLPDYKSAFPKWPSVDLATVVPTLEPLGIDLLSKMLCLDPSRRINARTALEHEYFKDLDVSS; encoded by the exons atggaccag TACGAGAAGGTGGAGAAGATCGGGGAGGGCACGTACGGGGTGGTGTACAAGGCCAAGGACCGCTACACCAACGAGACCATCGCGCTCAAGAAGATCCGCCTCGAGCAGGAGGACGAGGGCGTCCCCTCCACCGCCATCCGCGAGATCTCGCTCCTCAAGGAGATGCAGCACCGGAACATCGTCAG GCTGCAGGACGTGGTGCACAACGAGAAGTGCATATACCTCGTCTTCGAGTACCTCGACCTCGACCTCAAGAAGCACATGGACTCCTCCGCGGACTTCAAGAACCACCACATAGTCAAG TCCTTCCTGTACCAGATCCTGCGGGGCATCGCGTACTGCCACTCGCACCGCGTGCTCCACAGGGATCTCAAGCCCCAGAACCTGCTCATAGACCGGCGTACCAATTCACTCAAGCTCGCCGACTTTGGATTGGCCAGGGCGTTCGGCATTCCTGTCCGGACGTTTACTCACGAG GTGGTGACACTATGGTATAGAGCTCCTGAAATTCTTTTGGGTGCACGGCAATATTCTACCCCTGTTGACGTGTGGTCAGTTGGTTGCATTTTTGCTGAAATGGTGAACCAGAAACCACTTTTTCCTGGCGATTCTGAGATTGATGAACTGTTCAAGATTTTCAG AATCATGGGCACTCCTAATGAAGAGACCTGGCCAGGTGTTGCTTCATTACCTGACTACAAGTCAGCTTTCCCCAAGTGGCCGTCTGTG GATCTTGCAACTGTGGTCCCAACACTTGAACCTTTGGGAATTGATCTTCTCTCG AAAATGCTCTGTTTAGACCCAAGcagaagaatcaatgcacgaactGCCCTCGAGCACGAGTACTTCAAGGATCTCGATGTATCCTCATAG